CGATATGAAGCCTGAGGTTAATCGAAAATCATTAGCAGAATTGCGTCGAGAGATTGACGAACTTGACCGGCGGCTGTTCGCTCTCATCGCCCAACGCATGGCAATTGCCAGGGACATAGGCACTTTAAAACGCGCCCAGGGAGCCTCT
This region of Candidatus Neomarinimicrobiota bacterium genomic DNA includes:
- a CDS encoding chorismate mutase; this encodes MKPEVNRKSLAELRREIDELDRRLFALIAQRMAIARDIGTLKRAQGASVSDPVREALLKAKLKEFASGVLEPWHVEELASVILRISRDLQTRPERK